The genomic window ATGAGCCACCTGCGCCTCGCCCTGGCGCTGGACAAGCAGAACAAGTACAAGGAAGCTCTGCCGGAGGCACAGAAGGCCGCCAGCCTGGCCGATCCACAAGATAGCGTCGCCAAGTCGGCGCAGGCCGAAGTCGAGCGTCTGCAGAAGCTGACCGGAGCTGGGGGCTCGGCCTCCACGCAGCCAGCGACACCGCCGAAACCGTAGTCGTACCGTGGCCGGGCGTGGCCCGCGCCCGCCGGGAAACACATGGAGCAGCAGGAAATCTCGGTGCTCGAGCAGGTCCTGGGACATCGTTTCCGGCGTCTCGCGCTGCTGGAGCAGGCCCTGACCCATAGCTCGCACGCCCACGAGTCGGAGACCCGCACCCAGCCGGGCGCCGGCATCCCCGACAACGAGCAGTTCGAGTTCCTGGGCGACGCCGTCCTCGGCTTCGTCACCAGCCAAGTGCTCTTCGAACGCTTCCCTGCCTTCCACGAAGGACAGCTTTCCAAGATGCGGGCTCACCTGGTGAGCGCGCGCCACTTGGTGCGCGTCGCCCGGGAGCTCGACCTGGGGCGCTACCTGCGTCTGGGACGCGGCGAGGAGCGCAGCGGCGGCCGCACCAAGACCGCCCTGCTGGTGGACGCCCTGGAGGCGGTGCTTGCCGCGATGTACCTGGACTCGGGCCTGGAGTCCCCGCGGCGCTTCATCGTCGAGCACATCCTCGAGCCCGAGCTCCAGCGCCTGCAGCGCGAAGGCGGCGCCGTCCTGCCGGTCACCGATCACAAGTCCGCTCTGCAGGAGTTCCTGCAGGGCAGCGGACGTCCCCAGCCGCTCTATTCCGTCATCAGAGAACAGGGGCCGGAGCACAACAAGACGTTCACCGTCGAAGTACGGGTGAGCATGGGCTCCAACGGCGCAGGCGAGTACGTGACCCAGGGAGAAGGACCCACCAAGAAACTGGCCGAGCAGCGTGCCGCCCGCCAGGCGCTCGAGCAACTCCGCACCCAGCCCGGCGCAGCGGGGCGTGCGGAATGAGCGACGTCCCCCCGACATTCCCTGCAGCCGAGCCCGCGCCTGCGGTTTCCGCTCCGCCGGAGGCCGCCGCATCGGCTTTCACGCCGTCGGCGGAAACCGATCTCCTGGGCTCGCTGCAGTCGCTGAGCGTCACCATCGTGATTGCCGTGTTCGTCATCACTTTCCTGCTGCAGGCTTTCCAGATCCCGTCCGAATCAATGGAGAACACCCTTCTCATCGGCGATTACCTGCTGGTGGACAAGGTGCATTACGGTCATGGCGGCGTCTGGGGAAAGATCCTGCCCTACCGCGACATCCGGCGTGGGGACATCATCGTATTCCGTTATCCCGTGCATCCCGCACAACATTTCGTGAAGCGGGTGGTGGGCGTGCCCGGCGACCGCGTCCGCCTGGTGAACAAGCGCCTCGTGGTGAACGGGCTGCCGCTCGATGAGAACTACGTCGTGTACAACAGCCACGGTCCCGATGCCTATCGCGACGACTTCCCCTCGCCCGACCACGCGGGCGGAGCGGTCGAGGCCCGCTGGTGGCTGGAAATGCGCCGCTACGTACGCAACGGCGAGCTCCTGGTGCCGCCCGGCTCCTACTTCGTGCTGGGCGACAATCGAGACGAGAGTCTCGACAGCCGCTACTGGGGGTTCGTGCCCCGCGAGAACATCATCGGACGCCCGCTGATCATCTACTGGTCGGTGCGCCATCCCGACGCCGACGGCGTGCTCTCCTCGGATGGTACACTGTCGCGTTTCGCGTACGTGCTGACCCACTTGTCGCACATCACCCGCTGGGATCGCACGTTCCGCATCGTGAAGTAGCCGGGAGACACAGGCTTGCCCAAGATCGTCGCAGAACCCGAGAAGGCGAAGTCCAAGAAAAAGAAACCGGAAGAGACGCCCGCGGAATTCATCCAGTCGCTGGCCGGCGTCCTGGTCACCGGCCTGTTCATCATCACCTTCATCCTGCAGGCCTTCGAGATTCCTTCCAGTTCCATGGAGAACACCCTGCTGATCGGCGACCACGTCTTCGTGGACCGGGTGGTGTACGCGCCGCCCACCCGCTGGGTGGGCCCGCTGTTGCCCTATCGTGGCGTCAAGCGTAACGACATCGTCGTCTTCCTGTCGCCCGCCGAAGCCGGGCTGTTCGTCGTCAAGCGCATCATCGGCGTCCCCGGCGACCGCATCCACCTGCAGGACGGCAAGCTGTACGTCAACGGCCAGCCGCAGAACGAGCCCTACGTCATCCGCAGCCGCGGCGATTACAACCCCTATCGCGACAACTTTCCCAGCGTGCCGCCCAACATGGCCACCAGCATCACCCCCGGGTGGCACCTGCTGATGCGCAGCCAGGTCCAGGGGGGCGACCTGGTGGTCCCGCCCGACAGCTACTTCGCCATGGGCGACAACCGCGACATAAGCTACGACAGCCGCTACTGGGGCTTCATCCCCCGCGAGAACATCATCGGCCGCCCCATGTTCATCTACTGGTCGTTCCAGACGCCCCCGGGGCAATATCAGAAGACCAGCATGGGGGAGCGGTTGGCCTTCATCGGCAAGGTGGTCATCCACTTCTTCGATCAGACGCGCTGGCGGCGGATGCTCAAGTTGGTGCGCTGAGATGTCGGTCGTCCCACTGCCGGACATCGAGGGCAAAGACCCCGTTGCCCCGCCGCGTCCTCCCAGCCGGCGCGGGCGGGTGATGCTCGCCCTGCTGCTGACCGTCTTGCTCGCCCTCTTCGTGCCTCCCTACGTCAACCTCCAGCGTTTTCGCGGCACGCTGGAGAGCTCCATCGGAGGCGCGCTCGGACGCCGCGTGACCATCGGCGCAGTCCACCTTCGCCTGTTGCCGCGCCCCGGCTTCGACTTCGACAACTTCACCGTGTACGACGACCCCTCCATCAGCAACGAGCCCATGCTGAGAGCCGACAGCGTCACCGCGTCCTTGCGCCTGGCCTCGCTGTGGCGCGGAAGACTGGAGATCGCCAGCCTCAGCCTGCGCGACGTCAGCCTGAACGTGGTCCGCGCCGGTGACGGCAGCTGGAACGTCGAAAGTCTGCTGGCCCGCGCCTCCCAGGTCCCCAGCGCCCCCACCGCCCTGCCTCGCGCCGAGCAACGCCCGCGTTTCCCGTATGTCGAAGCCGACCGAGGCCGAATCAACTTCAAACTCGGCCAGGAGAAGAAGGCGTTCGCCCTGATGGACGCTGAGTTCTCTCTGTGGCTGGCGCAGGAAGACGAGTGGAACCTGCGGCTGAACGCCCGTCCGGTACGCACCGATTTCAATCTGAGTGACACCGGCCGGCTCCGTCTCAGCGGCACCTTCCGCCGCGCCGCCTCGTTCCGCGAGACCCCGCTCGATCTGCGTCTGACCCTGGAGCGTGCCCAGCTCGGCCAGCTCACCATCCTGGTGTACGACCGTGACCGCGGCTGGCGCGGCACGGCGAATGTCACCGCCCAATTGTCCGGCACGCCGGCGAAGCTGCAACTCGTACTCGACGCCGGCGTGGAAGACTTCCGCCGGTACGACATCATGAGCAGTGGCGCCTATGGCCTGCGCGCGCGCTGCACCGGCACCTATTCGGTGGATACCACCACGCTCTCCGACATCTCCTGCGCTCTGCCCACGGGCAACGGGCAGGTGAGCCTGCGCGGTGAAGTGCTTCGCCTGTTCGCGGACCGGCAATACGACATCAGCATCGCCACCCGGGACATCGCGGTCCAGGAGCTGGTCCGCTTCGCTCTGCATGCCAAGCGTGACCTCCCGCTCGACCTCGTTGCCGAGGGCAACGTAGACGCGGCGTTCACCTTCGACACCAAACCCGACCCCTCGCGCCTCCAGAGCTGGATCGGCGGCGGCAGCACCAATGGCCTAGTGCTGCGCTCCAAGACCCTGGGTCCGCCGCTTGAGCTGGGGCAGATCAGGTTCAACGTCGAGCCCGCAATGAACGGAAAACCGCGCCGCGGGTGGCCGCCGACCGAGCGCCCGCCGCTGCACCTGGTACTGGCGCCCTTCGTGGTGGATCTCGGGGCGCACGCGCCCGCCATTGTGCGGGGCGTCGTGACCCGCGCCGACTACGCCCTGGCGGTGGAAGGCGACGCCGACCTCGTGCGGCTGCTCAACGTCGCCCAGGGATTGGGGATTCCGGCGCCGCAGCGCGAGGTCACCGGCTCCGCCCACCTCGACCTGGAGGTCCGGGGCGCCTGGGCGGGCTTCGGAGCGCCCTTGCCCATCGGCTCCGTACAGATCAGGAATGCCACCGTGAACCTGGCGGCCGCCAACGCGCCGCTGCGCGTCTCTGCCGCTTTGATCTCGCTTGCGCCCGACGGGGCCTCTGTGAGCAACTTCAATGCGGCGTTCGAGGGCGTCCACAGCACGGTGGAGGGTTCGGTGCAGATCCCGCGTCACTGCGACTTCGGGCCGCAATGCCTGGTGCGCTTCGATCTGCGCGCTGACGAGCTTAGCACCGACGGTCTCAATCGCCTGTTCAACCCGCAGCTCCGCAAACACGCCTGGTACCAGTTCGTCGGCGGTTCGAGCGAAGCTGGAGGATGGCGCAAGCTGCGCGCCGAAGGACACATCGCCGCCGGGAAGTTGCAGCTCAAGTCCGTGATCGCCAGCCGCGCCTCGGCGGAGGTGAAGCTCTCCGACGGCCGCCTGGAGCTGAGCAACGCCCGGGCCGACCTCCTGGGCGGCAAGCACCAGGGACGCTGGCAGGCCGATTTCACCGCTAACCCGCCGTCGTACTCCGGCACAGGAACGCTTGACGGCGTTGCGCTGGCGCAAGTCTCCGCCGCCATGCACGACAACTGGGCCGCAGGCACGGCAAACCTCGGTTACAACGCCAACCTGGCGGGATGGAACGCGAGCGAACTGGGGGATTCGCTGGCCGCCAAGCTCGATTTCCAGTGGCGCGACGGAGTCCTGCGGCACGTCGCCCTGCGTGGCGAGCCCTTGCGCTTCTCCCGACTGCGCGGCCACGCCGAGCTCGACGATGGCAAGCTCACCTTCAGCGCCGGCAGCATGGAAACCGCTTCCGGCATCTATCAACTCGAGGGGACGGCTTCGCTGGCGCGCGAGCTCGACCTGAAGCTGGCGCCTAAGAGCGGCCCGGCCATCGTCATCGGTGGCAGCTTGCAGAAGCCGCGGGTCACCGGCGGGCCGGCGCCTCCGCGCGTCGCGTTGAAACGATGAGACTGCACTCTCTGCCGACCGCTCTTGCACTCGCCGGCTTTCTTCTCTTGTCGGCGGGCTTCGCGGTTCCCGACCATGCCGTCAGTTGCGAAGCCAAGCTCCAACACATCCGGCAGAACGCGGTCACGGCGCAGCCTGACCCCAAGCCGACGGTGCTCACCGAAGACGAGATCAACGATTACATCGCCGCCGGCAAGGTGCAGCTTCCCAAGGGAGTGGAGAGCGTGCGTTTCAACGGCGCTCCCGGCGAAGTCACTGCTTACGCCAAGGTGGACTTCGACAAGCTCACCGAAGGAAAGTCGATGAATCCCTTGATGGCGGCGCTGTTCACCGGCGTCCACCACATCGTGACCGTGGCCGACGCCCGCGGCGCCGGCGGCGTGGGCGAGATCCACGTCCAGTCGGTGACCCTCGATGGCACCACCATTCCCCGCGCGGCGCTGGAATTCCTCATCGAGCACTTTGTGAGGCCGAAGTATCCAGGCGCCGGCCTCGACAGCCGCTTCCGCCTCGGCTACCGCATCGACACGGCAGAGGTGGGCACGCACAAGCTGACGATTCGACAGAAGTAGCAGTGGGGGCAAGAACCCTAGTGGCTACTGGCTACTGAACCGTGGCCAGCCGTTTGGGCTTCTCCTCGTGGGGCTGGCCGAAGTCCACTTCGACCAGCGGGTAGCCCTTCTCTTTCCAGCCGAAGAAGCCGCCCAGCAGCGGGCGGACGCGCCGGATTCCCTTGGCCCTCAGTTGCCGCGCCACACGGGCGCTGGTGGCTTCGTTGGGTCAAGTGCAATAGAGGACGATGTCGCGGTCGCGCGGGATCTCCTGGTGGCGCTGCTCCAGTTCCGCCGGCGCCATGCGCAGAGCGTTGCCGATGGTGAAGGGATACGCCAGGAAATCCAGCGGGTGGCGCAGGTCCACGATGAACACATTCTCGCCGCAGTCCAGCTCGGCGTTGAGTTCCTCGGGCGTGACGCGGCTGACCTCGAGTTCCTTGAGGAAAGCTTTGCGCTGACGATAGCGAGAATAGACATAGGCCCCGATCGCCGTCAGCAGCAGCAGGAGCAGGATATGCCCGAGGTGGGCGAGTGCGGCGGCGACGTCTTCCACCTGGCGGCTGAACGCGAAGCCAATGGCGCCGAAGGTGAACAGCCAGAGCAGGGTCCCGAGGAAGTCGAAGAACAGGAAGCGCCCCAGCCCCATGCGCACCACGCCCGCCATCGGCGTCGAGGCCACATTCAGCCCGGGGACGAACTTGGAGACCAGCAGGGTGCGGGAGCCGTAACGACCAAAGACGTCCTCTGCACGGCGCACGCAGGAATCCGGTTCCAGCGCGATGCGGCACAGCCAGTTGAGCACTTTGGCGCCGCGCCGCTTGCCCAGCGAGTACCACAGCAGATCGGCGGCCAGGCAGGCGATCGCCGAGCCCAGCAGCGCCCAGCCGGCGCTCATGTGGTCCATGCCGACCAGCACTCCCGCGCCCAGGAGCATGGGAACGGCGGGAAGCGGCAGCCCGGCCTGCTCGG from Terriglobales bacterium includes these protein-coding regions:
- the rnc gene encoding ribonuclease III yields the protein MEQQEISVLEQVLGHRFRRLALLEQALTHSSHAHESETRTQPGAGIPDNEQFEFLGDAVLGFVTSQVLFERFPAFHEGQLSKMRAHLVSARHLVRVARELDLGRYLRLGRGEERSGGRTKTALLVDALEAVLAAMYLDSGLESPRRFIVEHILEPELQRLQREGGAVLPVTDHKSALQEFLQGSGRPQPLYSVIREQGPEHNKTFTVEVRVSMGSNGAGEYVTQGEGPTKKLAEQRAARQALEQLRTQPGAAGRAE
- the lepB gene encoding signal peptidase I codes for the protein MSDVPPTFPAAEPAPAVSAPPEAAASAFTPSAETDLLGSLQSLSVTIVIAVFVITFLLQAFQIPSESMENTLLIGDYLLVDKVHYGHGGVWGKILPYRDIRRGDIIVFRYPVHPAQHFVKRVVGVPGDRVRLVNKRLVVNGLPLDENYVVYNSHGPDAYRDDFPSPDHAGGAVEARWWLEMRRYVRNGELLVPPGSYFVLGDNRDESLDSRYWGFVPRENIIGRPLIIYWSVRHPDADGVLSSDGTLSRFAYVLTHLSHITRWDRTFRIVK
- the lepB gene encoding signal peptidase I; this encodes MPKIVAEPEKAKSKKKKPEETPAEFIQSLAGVLVTGLFIITFILQAFEIPSSSMENTLLIGDHVFVDRVVYAPPTRWVGPLLPYRGVKRNDIVVFLSPAEAGLFVVKRIIGVPGDRIHLQDGKLYVNGQPQNEPYVIRSRGDYNPYRDNFPSVPPNMATSITPGWHLLMRSQVQGGDLVVPPDSYFAMGDNRDISYDSRYWGFIPRENIIGRPMFIYWSFQTPPGQYQKTSMGERLAFIGKVVIHFFDQTRWRRMLKLVR
- a CDS encoding AsmA family protein, translated to MSVVPLPDIEGKDPVAPPRPPSRRGRVMLALLLTVLLALFVPPYVNLQRFRGTLESSIGGALGRRVTIGAVHLRLLPRPGFDFDNFTVYDDPSISNEPMLRADSVTASLRLASLWRGRLEIASLSLRDVSLNVVRAGDGSWNVESLLARASQVPSAPTALPRAEQRPRFPYVEADRGRINFKLGQEKKAFALMDAEFSLWLAQEDEWNLRLNARPVRTDFNLSDTGRLRLSGTFRRAASFRETPLDLRLTLERAQLGQLTILVYDRDRGWRGTANVTAQLSGTPAKLQLVLDAGVEDFRRYDIMSSGAYGLRARCTGTYSVDTTTLSDISCALPTGNGQVSLRGEVLRLFADRQYDISIATRDIAVQELVRFALHAKRDLPLDLVAEGNVDAAFTFDTKPDPSRLQSWIGGGSTNGLVLRSKTLGPPLELGQIRFNVEPAMNGKPRRGWPPTERPPLHLVLAPFVVDLGAHAPAIVRGVVTRADYALAVEGDADLVRLLNVAQGLGIPAPQREVTGSAHLDLEVRGAWAGFGAPLPIGSVQIRNATVNLAAANAPLRVSAALISLAPDGASVSNFNAAFEGVHSTVEGSVQIPRHCDFGPQCLVRFDLRADELSTDGLNRLFNPQLRKHAWYQFVGGSSEAGGWRKLRAEGHIAAGKLQLKSVIASRASAEVKLSDGRLELSNARADLLGGKHQGRWQADFTANPPSYSGTGTLDGVALAQVSAAMHDNWAAGTANLGYNANLAGWNASELGDSLAAKLDFQWRDGVLRHVALRGEPLRFSRLRGHAELDDGKLTFSAGSMETASGIYQLEGTASLARELDLKLAPKSGPAIVIGGSLQKPRVTGGPAPPRVALKR
- a CDS encoding VTT domain-containing protein; protein product: MRDVLDFLIQHGYVVLFLWVFAEQAGLPLPAVPMLLGAGVLVGMDHMSAGWALLGSAIACLAADLLWYSLGKRRGAKVLNWLCRIALEPDSCVRRAEDVFGRYGSRTLLVSKFVPGLNVASTPMAGVVRMGLGRFLFFDFLGTLLWLFTFGAIGFAFSRQVEDVAAALAHLGHILLLLLLTAIGAYVYSRYRQRKAFLKELEVSRVTPEELNAELDCGENVFIVDLRHPLDFLAYPFTIGNALRMAPAELEQRHQEIPRDRDIVLYCT